GTGTTCAACAAGACGCAACGCCGGGCTCAATAGAGGAACTCTTACGCGATTGTTATTTTTCGTCCTGTAGGTCTGAATCCACAGCCCACCATCCTCGCCTTTCAATATATCGGTCCTTTTAAGCTTAACTGTATCGGCATAGGAAAGACCGGTGTAGCAACTGAAAAGAAATAAATCCCTTACAATATTAAGCCGCCTCTTCCTGAGCCGCTTTTTTGCAAGCTCATTAAGTTCATTGCTGGTCAGATATTCCCGATGCACTTCTTCATGCCTTACCCGATAGGCGATGAATGGATCACGCTTTACCCATCCAATCTCATAAGCTATTTTTATCACCGTCCTTAATTTTTTGACCATCTGTATAGCGGTATTAATCTTAACGCCGTAGTCCGTTTTAAGGTAGTATTCGAAATCACGCACAAACCTGTAATCTATTTCGTCCAAACGAATATCGTCGGCTTTATTTTTCATGGCGACGTACTTTTTAATAACTCTATAAACCGTTTTGTATTTGGCAAGTGTTCCCGGAGTATAGTCTTTACCCAATAGCCCAGCTATTTGATTTGTATGATAACTCCATGCTTCTGACAGCATTTTTGGCGGATCAATTTCCTCACCCTGCATCAGCTTACGGATATGTACCGCCTGAAATGGCTTTCCTGAAGTATAAAGCTCAAGCCTGCAGGAATATGCTCTTGCGTAAAGCACATCTAACCAGGCATTGGTAATACGGGCATTCTCTTTATTTCCTTTAACCCGCTTAGTCTGACTACTCCATTCTTCACGCTTGCATCTCTTGCCGGTTGACCACTCCTCGCGCTGTCCGTTAACATTGAGCCGAATATAGATGTGTAATAAATCGTTCAGCTTATTTTTAGGTTCCCTTAGAAGAAAAAGTACGCTGAATGCCTGCGACCGCGCAGGAGTTATGGCTTGTTTTTCGGACTTTTTTTTTCAATCCCGGAAAGCATTTTATCAATGTCCTCTGCTTTGTAAAAGAAGATCTTACCAACTTTATTATGGCTTATGGTTCCGGCGATCCGCATATTCTGCAGAGTGCCGGCAGATATATTTAAAAGCTTTCGTACGTCTTTACTCCTAAGCCATTTCTGCTGTTGCAGCGTTTGCGCTTCCTTGAGCGGTTTTAAGATTTCGAACAGCTCATTTTTGAAATTCTCAAGGTCCTTTTTGGTCAATAAATCGTCTGGAGTCACATTCAAATATTTAGAAAAACAGAACAAATGTAACGAAAAACGGGACATAAAAAATGAAATTATTTAGACTTCCCAAACATCTGTACATTAAACTCATAAAATAATCCAGAAAAACGTTATTCATGACAGAGTTCGGTCTTTATCTTGCCAAAAAATCCGTTAATAAAGCGGAGATTTCCCGTAAGACAGGAATAGGCAAGTCACGATTAAGCGAACTAGCCATGAATCCCTCAGCAAGGTTAAGAGCAGACGAGTTGTATTTGATCGCCCTGGCAATTGATTCAGATCCGGCCGAAATTTTAAGCCACTTATTTAAAGGCTTAAAACTTAAGGAATAATCTGACAAGATGTTAGGTCGTTATTAAAGCGTAAGTGGTATTTCCGCCACCGTATCAATTTAGATTTTTGATTTCATCCAAAATTTTTTGAACGAGAAATGGGATTTCTCCTTTTAACATTTCTTCATAAACGACCTTTTGCGCATTAAATGTGTCAATTGCGACACATAGATCGTCCGATACTTGATAATCGTGTGAATAGTTTTTTATCAGGAAATCATGAAGGATTTCACAAAACATGCCCAATTCATCTTTTTTGAAGCCACGAATTTGTGGTACTAACCAAATTGCGCCTATTTCGGTTTTTCCATTTCGTTCGTGAGAAAACAATAAGCTGGGATTTAGATGCAAAGGAAAATCATCTACGGCAAAAACCTTATGAACCTTTTGAACCGTAACGAATTTTGAAATTTTGATTGGTCTAATGTCGTCGAAATTGAAATCTTTGAAGTTATTTAAAATGTCGATGTTTTGTTGAAACATGGACTTTACCTTTTTGTCTTCCGTACTTTCTCGTTTATTGGTAAGCTCCTCAATTTTAATTTCGTAAAAATCATTTTTATTATGTTTGAAAACATTATAGATACAACTTGTACTGGTCACCCAATAATTTCCTCCTTTTGAGTCTTCATCGTTCTTGGCCTTTTCTTTAGCTACTCTATTTTTTAGTTTGTACGCGAATCTCTTCTTTGCGTTGTCATTAGATTTTCGTCTAAAATCCACTAACTCTTTAATAGCTATTTTTTGCATTTTTTCTCAGTGATTGCTTTTATTTCTAATTACAGTCCGATAACCGTAGACTTTATCTTTTGCTAGCAGAAGGCTTGATGATGGCATTGACTACGATCATTACTGGTGTAGCCAATTTCAAACGCTTCCTTTCTGCAATGATGGCTTGGATCTCCCGTATTTTTTCATCTTGCTTATCATTCACCCTTATCACAAGATAAATACTGTGGTTGGGATTAACGCCTTCTGCCACGTTATAGGTAGGCAGCTGCTTGGTAAAACCTTCAATAAGTTTCGGGTTACTGGTGTATTTGATCTCTAGGTTGACTTTCGCAGCTCCATGAGACAGCTTAAAATCCAAGGCTCCAGACCCCGCATTGATCTCCCTGTTAAGGTCCAGTCCATTGGACTCGGCGTAAGAGTCGGCAATAGCATAAAATAATAGCTGAGGGAATCGTTCTGGTCTCAACTTACCTTTTTCATCATATAGGTTATAAACCAATCCGTTATGTTCTGTTAATTTCTTGAACTTCTCTGCGATGGCGGTGACGATTTCTAAAACCTGATCTTTAGTTTTAGAGGCATACTGAGTAAGATCCAAGGGATTGTCTACTGCCGTTTCCGGCCCTAACACATCCCAGATAGTGACTCCTAAGTGATCTATTAAAAAATCATATCCTCTCGCTGTACGGTTCTTATAACGCTCTAAGAACTCCATTAACAATTTGGGATTATCCAAGAGCATTTTTTTTAAGTCTTCCTTCTTAAAATCGGAAACGACTCTTTTCCATGTCGTTCCGATAAGATCGTTCATTGACTTTCTAACACCTGCATTATGCTCTGCTGCAATAGCTACATCTTCCCATTGCGCTGAAACGGCCAGATCGCTTAACAATACATTCGGCACAAAAACGACTGTCTTACCTTGACTGTCCTTTAATGGTTGTACATTCAACTCCGTAGCGATACGCGTCGTATAAGCATGAAACTCATCCTTTAAGATAATAGACACCATATCACTGATTCGATCCGCTCCAATATTCTCTTCAATAACAGGGACCAGGTCAAATAATTTAGGGTCTGATATTCCCGCTCTTACGACGAGGTGGACGGTGGTTAATATTCTTTCTGCCATTTCTGGTCCGATACCACTGCCCCTGGTTCCTTTTTGCGAATACCCGAGGCCCGTGTTTAACCCTTCGCCAAAGGTGAGTCGCCTGTGCGCTTCCCGCCAAAATGGGTCCCCTATCTTCCGACTGCTTTGCACCAGGTGAAGGATGTCCGTAAAATAATTTCCTAGTTTGGTTGCGGCGTCCTTGAATTCAGGAATAGTACATCCCGCAATAAGTGCTGGGTCAATATGCAATCGGCTATCAAAGTCGGTCATAGAGTCAAAAACTCCTTTATTTTTTAGCTGAATCTTGGTCAATCCGAGTAATGTGCTGATCCGTTTTGGCATGATAGTTAATTGGTTAAGTAAATATCGCAATATATTTACTCACTTGCTGCTTAATATTATTAGGCGATAAGATAACCACTCCAGCCCAAGTTATTAGTAGGGCATTGGTACCATATCATACAGGTTTCATCTCTTAAAAAATGCACTAAATTGCTTATTCCAGCCCTCGATGTTATTATGAACGATTCTTTTTAGAAAGGCTGGATTGGCTTTTGCGTTTTGTTTATTCAATTCAACTCCCGTTTTAAAAAGAGAATGCCGAAAAATGAATGTAGCATTGCCTGTCTTGAGGTTTTCGAAAATGACCAGGTCATCTTTCGTATATTCAAACATCAGGTATTCATCAAAGCCACCTAAGCCTATCGTTACGTCGGAAGGTTCCATTTCTTTCAGCATGGCGAAACGATAACTATTACCATGGAATGATCCTTCCCGGTCATGATCTACGAATTCTTTATCCACCAGTTCTAGCTTTTGCGCCACTGTCAAATTACCTGATGACAACATCTTCTTGTGTTCAATCTTGGTAACCGGCACGATTGGTTCAAAAACATTATCATAGATCATAAAATATGCTCCTAGAGCTATCGCCATATTCATAGCGGCGCCTGCTTTCATATAAAGGGCGGGATCATCCTTCATTTTGAAAGCTGGGAAATGAAGGATGACCTCCTTTTGCGGGGTTTCAGCTTTTTCAAGCGCTAAATGATATTGATGTAAAAGTTCCTTTTCCCAAATATGGAATTCCCTGTTATAGTCTATTTCCTTTTCAAAACGCTTGCTATAATAGTGAATGTGTTTCCAAATACTCTCTTTACTCTCCGGTTGTTTCCGAACATATTTCCCTTTTGTGTTTTCCCTGAGCGAGCTCTTCTTACCGGTAACGATCAGTGTAGTTGTATGGCCATTGATTAGATCAAAAAGCCCGGGGTGGCTTTTACCTAGTTCGGTTAACGAACGTACACCGAAACCAATGTAAAAGGTTTTGCCTTCATCTACTACTCCTTTAAGGTACTTGCTGGGATTTAAAACACGATTCATAGCCTATTATTATGTTATTAAGGTGTATAAGGTTAGCGACATGCCGAATTCCTTATTTTTATTTCTATTTTTAACATTAATACTTTCAAGCGTGACATATGCAAATCATGATTTTGTCACGCTTCGCGGTAATTACTTACAGTAAGACCCTTGAAACCTGGACTTATCAATCTTTCTGACTCGCATTTACTTGAAGCTTTATGCACAAGTGATGATGATCATTTATTGTACAATGAATTCGTACAACGATTTTTACCGGATGTGCAGTCCGAGTGTGAGAAGGTATGCAAAAGCAGAAAGATCGATAGCCATGCAGGGATGCAAATCGCACATGAAACCTTCGAACGTGTAAGGAAGTATAAGTCTTTCAAGAAAGACCTGGTTAAGATCCCTGATGAAAGAAAGGGCATATTGATATATTTGAACCGGGTCTCTTTAAGTTTATTTAATGATTTTCACAAACGATGTCAAAGTAAAGAGATCCATCATAAAACTTATTTTGATGATATCATATCGGCAGAAATATCGAGCGTAGGCGTTAATGATCTTAAAAGGAAAAAGGATTTCGCGGTTTTGATGTTAAAAAAATTGAATGCAAAAGAACAAAAAGTATTACTAACCGATTTAGAATATAAGCGCCATCACAAATATCTACCAGATGATGTCGTACATATCTTATCAACAGAGTTAAATGTTAAACCGGTTTCAATCAGAAAGATAAGAGAACGTGCCGTACAAAAAATTAAAAAAGCTATCGACGAGTTCAACCAAGGGTAAGGAAACACCTTTTACCTTGGGGGACTTTGAGAAAGGCCTAATGTTGGCTGGTCTTCTCAGGCCGAATTCCATACAAGAACTCCAGGAGCGGGAACAAGTAGAAAAATATGAGTCGGAAAATGCGTCCATCGCTAAACCTGTCTACTTCAAACGGGTTGTACTCGCTGCAGAGATCGTTGCCAAGTTACATACCGAGCCTTCTTTAGGAAAAGTAAAATTCCAAAAGTTGGTATTCTTATGCGAGCACGTGGCAGGTATGGAATTGACCGGGCGTTATACCAAACAAGCAGCAGGACCATTTGATAACAAATTCATGCACTCAGTCGGCAAAGAGTTCAAAAAAAACAACTGGTTTTCGATCGAACAAACCTTTACCGATAATTATACGCGGTATAAGTTCTTGCCAATGGAAAACATGAAGGGTTATAAACACTACTACGATAATTATTTTAAGGACATTGATGATAAAATCCAGTACATTATAGAACTGTTCCGAAAGCAAAAAACTGATCAAACAGAGTTAGCAGCTACAGTCTTCGCTTGTACACTTGAATTATCGGCCCAACAGAGTTCAATTAACAAAGAGACGCTTTTAGAACTTTTTTATGATTGGTCTGAAGGTAAAAAAAGGTTCACTCCGACCGATGTACTCGCTTCTTACGATTGGCTCCAAAAAGTGGGGATAATCGAGAAAGCCTGAAATAATTTTAATAAGTTTCCGTATTTAGTCAAGATATTTCCTTTTATAAATAGCTAATTGTTTTTTTGACGCAGCAGTAAAAATAGTTCGATGCCGGCGAACTTGCTTAAGTATCCTTGGTTCTTTCATAATCTCAGACGCCCGTGTGGCATAAGAAAAATAGTTGCTTCTAAACTCATCGTCTTTTTGTTCGGTTCGGTATACATAATAACCGAAGCGGTTTGGCTCTAAATATTTGTGTTTTCGCTTTACTTCTTTTTCGTCCAAATTGATATTAGTATATAAGCGGTAAAGCCTTCTTCGAAACAAAGCTTGCGAAGCGCCGGGTGTATTTCGGGCACTTAGCATGGCATGCCTGGCTTTTCCTTTTACAGCCATAATCATCCGCCGATAAAATTTAGATAAATTGGCAGATTTAATTAATGTCTTATACCCGTAATATTCAAACCCTAAATATGTTAAGGGCCGGTCAGGATAGAGGGAACAATCTTTCAATAGATGAGAGCGGACGACCGTTTCATGCTCAATGGTCTCACTAGTAAAATAATATTGTTCAGTCTTTTCTGGGCTAATGGTGACCTTGCTTCCATTTTCTAATGTATGACTTAGGAAATCAATCATTGCAACCCTTTGATCTTCTTTGCAAATTATAATGATATCATCTGAATACCGTCGGTAATATCCCTGACGCCCTGTAACGACAAAATCCAGCACGGCCTTGTCAAATTCAAGCAGGTATAAGTTTGCAAGCGTCGCACTGAGTGGCAGTCCCTGGGGAATACCCATCATATCACCGGCTTTATTACGAAATTGATTTTTATAGACTTTTAACTTTCCCTCTTTCAAAACCTGGCGAAAATCAGCCGGGTCAGCAAAAAAAGATGAAGTGTTTTGTTTGCGTATTTCAGCTAGTGACCCTTCGTCAAAACCAGATCGATGTCCATCATGGGTCGGCCTTGCCCTAAGATCGTCTCTTAGAATATAAGAAAATCGGGTAGATGCTTTAAAAACGTTGTAGTGATCGGGACTTAACATTGTTTGCCTCGTTATTTTTGCCCAAGCTTTTTTCAATAGCGAATGATCAATACTGCTGAAAAAACTCTCAATATCGAATTTAAGCGCCCAACAACCACCGTTTTCGGCCCGCTCTTTTATTGCAGTAAATACCTCATGGGCGAAATGAATGGTACTTTTATGTGCATCTTTTTTTGACGGGTCTTTGATCCGTCTGTAGGCGGTTACGCAATCACTTAAATGCGGAGTATTTTCAATCTCTTTCAGATAGGCCTTTTGTAGCAAATCGCCATAATAACCAAATATCATCGCATCCATATGACTGGCGTAATGCAAAGGTCTGAGCTTTGCATGTGTTTTTCCTTCAAATGAATGCTGTCGTTTGCTGCCGCCTTTAGGGATTTTGTACCTTCTTACTTTAATATTAGTATGGATCAAAGGAAAGAAATTGTAACCGGCTACAAAATCAGGATTCTTTACCATACCAAGGACAGCCCCTCGCTCATCGTAAACGTTGATTTGACGGGTGATGTGGAGATAGCCACGGTTTTTTAACCAGGTTTTTTTTCGTTTAGGTTTCATAAAAAAGGGACCTCCAACTGATTAGCGCATCGGATCGTTAGATTGCATAACACTTGCCAGGCAAGTAGACCGTTACCCAAATTCTTGAGTCGCGCCATTATTTCCAATATTATAGCTTTAAATACATTAATATCAACCATGAATACATCATTGAGAATACTAAGAATTATTACTAAATTTGTAGATTGTATAACCGTAGGTATCAAGTTCATCAGCATAGTGCTTCTGTTCGTTCTACCGAGTATTTATAATCAACCGGAGGTGATTATCACCGCAGATGCTTATAAAGCCAGTTATGACAATGTCCAACCTCTATGCGCTAGTTCACATACATAGAGCAAAAGACGGTCTATACCAAACGCATATCGTATCCTTTGTCGGAGGTCCCCTACAAATATATTATATTTGACATATTATTCTTGTAATATGCCTAAATTCCTAATCGGTGACATTGTCACAATTCTTTCCCACCCATTCACCGTAGAGACAACTGATATTGTTATAAGCGGCGAATATTTGATGATCCCGCCTATAATGGTTGTTAGTGAAATAATAGATCATTCTAAGGACACTCCAACGCTGCAAGATAAATTCAAATGCATATGGTTTTCGACAAAAGAAAATCAATTCAAGGAAAGTTATTTTTCTGAAGATGATTTAAAATCCCTACCGGCCGAAAAGAGTGATATCAGCGGGATCGCAAAAAATTCGTTGGTATCGTTAATAAGTTCCCCGCTGGAATTAAGTAAACGACGTAGTTTTTTGAATAGAGAAACGCAGCAACAGGTCACCAAAAACACCAGCTCGATAGCCGGGCTATTAACTTTCATCTCACCAGTAATGGCTGTTTTGGAAATTCGTGTCTTTGATAAATTAAAAGATAAAAAAACGTCTCCTGATATTCAATCCAAAAAGATTTATCCAGCACAGGTAGCCAAATGTAAATGGTTTGATTCAGTCTCAGAGAAATTTTCAGAGTGCTGGATACCGCTAGAATGTTTGGCCGCGTTGCCTGAAGTCCCGCAAAGTTTGTTAGCATTAATTGCTCAGGTCATCAAAGACCGGCATTACCTTAAAACCTCAACAACAGTTGTTCGACCTGATCAATTAAGTAATCGTAGCGGGCATTACTACTTAAGTTGTTTTGACTATGTATTGTATCAAAATCAGACAATTGCCCTTGATGAGATTATAGATCCGAGTGTATTGAGCAATCCATTTAAGGACTATGCCCCCCTGTTTAAAAAGCATGGTCGCAAGGTAAAAGAACTTAAACTTATGATCGATGTAGAACAACTTATTGAAAAATCGATAAGTGATACTAAAAATAATTATCTGGTCATTAAATACCAGGACAACTATAATAACTTCACTGTTAGGACAATCAGCAACTATGAATTGATTATGGGAACTAATCCTCTAGATCCTGCGGGTCTCGCCATTAAATATGTTCGGGCATATTGCCATTTAAGACAGGCAGATAGAAACTTCAAACTCAGTGGCATTGTGGATGTTTCGGTTTTAGATGCGGAATTTTGAAGATAGGATTAAACCACCTGAAACGACTTGAAGCTCGAAGAACTCCCCCCACTTCATAAAAGCATTCAAGACACGTTGGCGGCAATAAAGGCCGTGGAATTATTAGCTGCTTAGCTTAAGTCTAACATAGTGACCAGATCGTTGGATTCTTCGATGATCCATTGGTCTTGGGCTATAAGGGCATCTATGAGGATAAGTTGCCGACTATTGAAGACGCCTGCATTCGCTAACTCGTTGCGCTTTGCTTGGTTGTGCCATATACTGCGGTGTTCTGTTTCGGCTATGCTTTTTGGGGCTCCATTGGGCATCAGCAATTTGATGTTAGGGATTTTTTGTCTCACTAATGGATAAATGATAAACAAGCCGTCATAGTCCCAGTCGCAAGAATAATAAATAGGCAGTTCACGGGTTTGTGCGTACTGGAGTTTGGCGATGTTTTTTCCACCGGCATACCAAAGTTCTATATGGTGTTTACGGGGTTTATTGGGCTTGGTCAAAAAGTCCAGGTTTTCGCATAACACGATGATTTCCGGGTCTTCACATTCGAGGCGGTACATGTATTGCTGGTCTTTTTCATTGGAAAAATGAGTGACCTCTAAGATAACTTTCAGTGCGTCGACCACCGAGGAACGGTTGTCCAGGTATTTATCATTTTTGAAAAACATCTGTGATAAGCCGCGAACGGATTCATCGGCTTCGGCTAATTGTTTTCGGAGCTGATCAAGGTTTCCGGCATCTTTGTCGGCTTTGATCTTTATAAGTATTTGGATGTCTTTTTCTTCGAAGCGGCTTTGGGATTTTAACAGGTTGTTGGTGTTCAGAAAGTCCTGGTATTTTTCAAAATTGCGTTGGTAATGTTTTTCATAAAACGGGGCAAACCCATATTGGGCTACTAAATGTTTGCCTTGTTCCTGTATCAGTCGCAATGGATCGGCCAAGTACGCGATTTCGCCGCTTTCCCTGAGCGTTTGGTTAATGCTTACGTTCTCCCGGTGATAAAGTTTATCAAGCGCTTTGAGTACTGTCCAGTTCATTGTTTTTTCGCTGTAAATAAGTGCGCAGGTCTTCAGCTTTATCTTTGGTTTTAAAATACGAAGCTGAGGGTGCGAAATTGATATTCTTGTCTTTTTTGCCTTTGATCAGGTGATGAGCGTACCAATCGTCAGCTAGTGTAGTGCGGAATGGATGGGGTGCCATTGTGATGATCTGGTAGCCGAACTCTTTGGCAATGGCGGGAAAAGTGTTAAAGTTCGAATTGTCCAGGCTCCCGATCTCTTCCAAAATAATAAAGCGTAAACCTTTCCGTTTTTCAGCCTGGACAAAGGATAACCGGGCAATGCCGAGTAGTGCGATAGCTGAGTACGTTTCGCCGGTACTACCGGGAATCTCTATATCGAACTCATCGGTTAGCTGGACCTCCAGTTTGAAATAGGTCTTGGGATCTAAGAGCTTCGCGATAGGGACCCGTTCCGATAACCTGGCGGCCCGTTTGAAAAAATCCTCGATAAATTCGCTGATCGGTTTATCGAAGGGTATTTCCCCATCTTTTGCCGCCGTCCTGACGCGCTGTCCGATATCTTCGATAAGGTTGATATTAATCTGTTTATCATCCTGGAAGTCGATCTTGAAAAAGAAGCGTTCGCTGATCTGCCTGCCCTTGAAGAAAGTATTGATGGATTGAACGACGTTTTTATATTTCTTGTAATGTTTAAGCGTGCCTTCAAACACTTTCACCATGTTACTTTTGATTTCATCGGCGATCTTCAGGCGTTCGATATTGGCATTATGTAAGGCTTCAGCAATATTGTCGGTGGTTTTGATCTTCCCCCCAAGTAGGTTCTCTTCCATGACACGAAAAGAAAACGTTTTGTGGGCGATCTCGGCATTCACCGCGTCGTTGGCGTTATTTTTCGTCTCTTCAAAATGTGCCGCAGTTTGCCGGTATTTTAATTCCCGTTCTTTTTGGGCGTCTGCTGTTTCTACGCTTAAAATCTCCGCAGTTTTCGCTAAAGGCCAGGATTTATAGGTTGACAGGTTTTCTTCGTAACGCTGGTAATAAGCGGTGTTTTTCAGCTCGAATGTTTGATTTTTGAGCAGTGCGGTTTGAGCCAGTCTGGTTATTTGCTGGATATAATCAGCTATTTTTTCGTTGTTGGTCTTGATCTCACCTTCCAATCTGACGGAAAATTTGCTGACGGCAGTTTTACGGTCGAGTTGTTGCTGATATCGGGCTTTCAATCGTCTTTTGAATACTTCTGGTTCTGCACCGTCGTGCGCGACCGGGACCTGCTCAAATACTTCTTCCAATTCCGACCGCAGGGCCGAACGAGAAATTTTCAAGTTCATGATCTTATTTTCTAACTGTAGAATACAGCCGACCGCCTCTTTTAACTTTTCAATACCCGAATAACTTTGCAAGAGGGGATCAAAACTCCGGCCAAGTATAGCCGTGTCGTAAGCCGATCCACGTTTAAAACGATCCAGTTGCTGGAGTTGTGCGGCCAGGCCGTCATTTTCCAGGCGTTTACGATTGGCTAGATCTGCTGCAGTAAAGGATAAAGATTGGGCCATTGGGTCATAGGCAATAAATTCCGAAAGCGCACCGAGCTTGAGCCAGAAGCCTTTATTGGTTTCATCGATGCTGATTTCAAAATCCCTGAACAATGCCTCGGTATCCAGGAAACGCGGATCAGTTAGGGGATTAACCGGCTTTTTTACCGGTGCTGAGGCAAAATAGAGTACAGCTGAACGTTGTTCAGGGCTTAAATTCAGGTTTTGACCGGACAACCAATGCAGCAAGCTTTCCGATGCACTATTTTCCAGTAATGAAATCAAGCGGTCATTAAGTGTCTTTGCTTGGGTTAACCGGTTTGTTAAACTACTGATTGCTTGTTCTTGCTCCTGCCAGGCGGTATCAATAGCTCCCAGGGTGGGAAACTTTTGTAAAACGGTAAAAGCAAAATTGACCAGGTCTTTGATATCCTCTACTTTACGCAGTTCCATGTCGATCGGACGTGCCTGGTTTTTCCAGTCCGGATGCGGCACAACGGGCTTTAATGCTTCCAGTTCATTGATCGCTTCATTCAAGTCTTCGATCCGGTGGGTTAAATCACCGTAGCGGGTATGA
The genomic region above belongs to Mucilaginibacter sp. KACC 22773 and contains:
- a CDS encoding WYL domain-containing protein; protein product: MPKFLIGDIVTILSHPFTVETTDIVISGEYLMIPPIMVVSEIIDHSKDTPTLQDKFKCIWFSTKENQFKESYFSEDDLKSLPAEKSDISGIAKNSLVSLISSPLELSKRRSFLNRETQQQVTKNTSSIAGLLTFISPVMAVLEIRVFDKLKDKKTSPDIQSKKIYPAQVAKCKWFDSVSEKFSECWIPLECLAALPEVPQSLLALIAQVIKDRHYLKTSTTVVRPDQLSNRSGHYYLSCFDYVLYQNQTIALDEIIDPSVLSNPFKDYAPLFKKHGRKVKELKLMIDVEQLIEKSISDTKNNYLVIKYQDNYNNFTVRTISNYELIMGTNPLDPAGLAIKYVRAYCHLRQADRNFKLSGIVDVSVLDAEF
- a CDS encoding helix-turn-helix domain-containing protein: MTEFGLYLAKKSVNKAEISRKTGIGKSRLSELAMNPSARLRADELYLIALAIDSDPAEILSHLFKGLKLKE
- a CDS encoding reverse transcriptase/maturase family protein, which translates into the protein MKPKRKKTWLKNRGYLHITRQINVYDERGAVLGMVKNPDFVAGYNFFPLIHTNIKVRRYKIPKGGSKRQHSFEGKTHAKLRPLHYASHMDAMIFGYYGDLLQKAYLKEIENTPHLSDCVTAYRRIKDPSKKDAHKSTIHFAHEVFTAIKERAENGGCWALKFDIESFFSSIDHSLLKKAWAKITRQTMLSPDHYNVFKASTRFSYILRDDLRARPTHDGHRSGFDEGSLAEIRKQNTSSFFADPADFRQVLKEGKLKVYKNQFRNKAGDMMGIPQGLPLSATLANLYLLEFDKAVLDFVVTGRQGYYRRYSDDIIIICKEDQRVAMIDFLSHTLENGSKVTISPEKTEQYYFTSETIEHETVVRSHLLKDCSLYPDRPLTYLGFEYYGYKTLIKSANLSKFYRRMIMAVKGKARHAMLSARNTPGASQALFRRRLYRLYTNINLDEKEVKRKHKYLEPNRFGYYVYRTEQKDDEFRSNYFSYATRASEIMKEPRILKQVRRHRTIFTAASKKQLAIYKRKYLD
- a CDS encoding helix-turn-helix domain-containing protein, with protein sequence MTPDDLLTKKDLENFKNELFEILKPLKEAQTLQQQKWLRSKDVRKLLNISAGTLQNMRIAGTISHNKVGKIFFYKAEDIDKMLSGIEKKSPKNKP
- a CDS encoding site-specific integrase produces the protein MLYARAYSCRLELYTSGKPFQAVHIRKLMQGEEIDPPKMLSEAWSYHTNQIAGLLGKDYTPGTLAKYKTVYRVIKKYVAMKNKADDIRLDEIDYRFVRDFEYYLKTDYGVKINTAIQMVKKLRTVIKIAYEIGWVKRDPFIAYRVRHEEVHREYLTSNELNELAKKRLRKRRLNIVRDLFLFSCYTGLSYADTVKLKRTDILKGEDGGLWIQTYRTKNNNRVRVPLLSPALRLVEHYKDYPRILDEDFILPKISNQKANAYLKDITSMMGWTKRLTFHCARHTFATTVTLTNGVPIETVGQMLGHKSIHTTQLYARITDTKVSRDMKPLKKKYIGQELFLTEEEID